In Methanobacterium spitsbergense, the following proteins share a genomic window:
- a CDS encoding V4R domain-containing protein, which translates to MVKKEPFKEMYIELFSTSEGIYAINSPVRVRILSMLRKGELSFDQLVELSGKAKSTVSVHLKRMVNEGIIGSKTNPSDARKKIFFIKSEYLGKLSGKKDVKEDIGKYVSSYVEGEGDPYEFFRLIFHTIRVSLIRQGIDIDPILYEAGVKVGETLYEKVKNPDINKLAENIAMFWESHNLGHVEVLKLEPLTINVTDCFECKSLPPIGRPACAFDSGILKAVFSAHFNDEQVVNETKCYALGDNLCSFTIKNKEW; encoded by the coding sequence ATGGTTAAAAAAGAACCTTTCAAAGAAATGTATATAGAGCTGTTCTCTACATCTGAGGGAATTTATGCAATTAACAGCCCAGTAAGAGTGAGGATATTATCTATGTTAAGGAAAGGGGAACTCAGTTTTGATCAGCTGGTTGAACTTTCTGGAAAGGCAAAATCAACTGTATCTGTTCATCTTAAAAGAATGGTAAACGAAGGGATTATAGGTTCAAAAACAAACCCATCAGATGCCCGTAAAAAGATATTTTTTATTAAATCAGAGTATCTGGGCAAATTATCGGGTAAAAAAGATGTTAAAGAAGATATTGGCAAGTATGTTTCAAGTTATGTTGAAGGCGAAGGAGATCCGTACGAATTTTTCAGGCTTATATTCCATACAATACGTGTTTCTCTTATACGACAGGGAATAGACATAGACCCTATACTCTACGAAGCAGGTGTTAAAGTTGGAGAAACACTTTACGAAAAGGTTAAAAACCCGGATATAAACAAACTAGCAGAGAACATTGCAATGTTCTGGGAAAGCCATAATCTAGGGCATGTGGAAGTTTTGAAACTTGAACCCCTTACAATTAATGTTACAGATTGTTTTGAATGCAAAAGTTTACCACCAATAGGAAGACCTGCTTGTGCATTTGATTCGGGGATATTAAAAGCAGTTTTTTCCGCTCATTTCAATGATGAACAAGTTGTTAATGAAACAAAATGCTATGCACTTGGGGATAACCTATGTTCATTCACCATTAAAAATAAAGAATGGTAG
- a CDS encoding flavin reductase family protein: MKFQQTGPENAYRLLAPRPTIIVTTKSKNGNVNAAPFSFTMPVSINPPLLAFASVPTHHTFKNIEETKEFVVNIPNEDILDKLWITGEKFPEDINEIEKAGLTQIKSSKVSPPKIGECVAHMECKMYWIKDSGDHKLVVGEVVDADASTNAIKEGLLDVENIKPILHLGGVNFVVGDHLRQV, encoded by the coding sequence ATGAAATTCCAGCAAACAGGTCCAGAAAATGCATATAGGTTGTTAGCACCCCGACCAACAATAATAGTCACAACCAAAAGCAAAAATGGAAATGTTAATGCTGCACCATTTTCTTTTACAATGCCTGTTTCCATTAATCCACCACTTTTAGCCTTTGCATCTGTGCCCACACATCACACTTTTAAAAATATAGAAGAAACAAAAGAATTCGTTGTTAACATCCCCAATGAAGATATTCTGGACAAACTATGGATAACAGGTGAAAAATTTCCAGAAGATATAAATGAGATAGAAAAGGCAGGTTTAACACAGATCAAATCATCTAAAGTATCTCCCCCTAAGATTGGTGAATGTGTGGCGCATATGGAATGTAAAATGTATTGGATAAAGGATTCAGGAGATCATAAACTAGTTGTAGGCGAAGTTGTTGATGCTGATGCATCCACAAATGCCATTAAAGAAGGACTTCTTGACGTTGAAAATATCAAACCCATACTTCATCTTGGTGGAGTTAACTTTGTTGTTGGAGACCATCTAAGGCAGGTTTAA
- the cbiT gene encoding precorrin-6Y C5,15-methyltransferase (decarboxylating) subunit CbiT, whose protein sequence is MIMDEDFIKNPDVPGPTKEELRCLMICKSNVSDKDIVVDIGCGTGGLTVEFAKKAKYVYAIDINNKAIETTIQNIKKHDVNENVEVLEGDGLDVLDELTNFDLLIIGGSGGKLPLLIKKGYNKLNNNGRIIITAILLETRVEAVSTFKELSVIPDVVDISISKGQISERGTMMFAKNPVAIISAKKEN, encoded by the coding sequence ATGATAATGGATGAAGATTTTATTAAAAATCCAGATGTGCCTGGACCAACCAAGGAAGAATTAAGGTGTTTAATGATCTGCAAATCAAATGTATCAGATAAAGATATTGTTGTGGATATTGGCTGTGGAACTGGCGGTTTAACAGTAGAATTTGCTAAAAAAGCTAAATATGTTTATGCCATTGATATCAACAACAAAGCCATTGAAACAACCATACAAAATATTAAAAAACATGATGTAAATGAGAATGTAGAAGTTCTTGAGGGTGATGGTTTAGATGTTCTAGATGAACTTACCAATTTTGATCTACTTATAATTGGAGGCAGTGGTGGTAAATTACCTCTATTAATTAAAAAGGGATATAATAAATTAAACAATAATGGTAGAATCATTATAACAGCAATACTTCTTGAAACGCGTGTAGAAGCCGTTTCAACCTTTAAGGAGCTTTCTGTTATACCCGATGTGGTTGATATTTCAATTTCTAAGGGACAAATTTCAGAAAGAGGTACAATGATGTTTGCAAAAAATCCTGTAGCCATTATTTCTGCTAAGAAAGAAAATTGA
- a CDS encoding molybdenum cofactor guanylyltransferase yields MKSFIILCGGMSTRMGQDKGSMNLYGKPMIIHVLETIAKIADEIVLVLRDENQVDVYRNLLKELKNNRSTLKICTDVVKDQGPLEGILTGLMNTVSDKSMVIPCDSPFISKLFIIKMFELSEDTSFDAFVPTWSDGKLEPLHSIYKKDLKSTIKKLLDEDVKDVKSLLFKSNVKFIDVQSLDISGKSFLNINQMKDISKFD; encoded by the coding sequence ATGAAGTCATTTATAATATTGTGTGGGGGAATGAGCACAAGAATGGGTCAAGATAAAGGTTCGATGAATCTTTATGGAAAACCAATGATCATCCATGTTTTAGAAACAATTGCAAAAATAGCAGATGAAATTGTACTTGTTTTGCGTGATGAAAATCAAGTTGATGTCTATAGAAATCTTTTAAAAGAATTGAAAAATAATAGATCTACTCTTAAAATCTGTACAGATGTTGTAAAGGATCAAGGACCGCTTGAAGGTATTTTAACTGGTCTAATGAATACAGTTTCAGATAAATCTATGGTAATTCCATGTGATTCCCCATTTATATCTAAATTATTCATAATAAAAATGTTTGAACTATCAGAAGACACGAGTTTTGATGCATTTGTTCCAACATGGTCTGATGGTAAATTAGAACCATTACATTCTATTTATAAAAAAGATTTGAAATCAACCATAAAAAAACTTCTAGATGAAGATGTTAAAGATGTTAAAAGTTTATTATTTAAATCAAATGTCAAATTTATTGATGTTCAATCTTTAGATATCAGTGGTAAAAGTTTTTTAAATATAAACCAAATGAAAGATATTTCAAAATTTGATTAA
- a CDS encoding HD domain-containing protein gives MKFIRDSLHGNLQLNEFEVKLIDTPQIQRLRRIKQLGFTYLVYPGANHTRFEHSIGAMYLASKLTHNLDLSNDQKEMLRVCALLHDAGHGPFSHVSESVLEKSHEELTSKLIMESHLSDILEEKFDPKEIIKLISGEGRLGQIISGDLDVDRMDYLLRDSYYTGVAYGVIDVERLIYNMKLEDNLILKSKGVQAAESMLLARYFMYPSVYQHHTTRIINSMFRRCINHLFTEGHINPENIYKYDDLDIIIKARYQKGFIGDMMHRLDNRKLFKSVYSLKLDELENPNAVFKIKPDKIKSFEMEISEELNIPEEYVIVDVPDYPSFDEMKTQVSSNGDLINLSEISTIVSTLRDARFNHADLCVYLPEENSNIKDFQFQDYIEIPK, from the coding sequence GTGAAATTTATAAGGGACAGCCTACATGGGAATCTGCAGCTAAATGAATTTGAAGTCAAATTAATTGACACACCACAAATTCAAAGGTTAAGGCGGATTAAACAGCTTGGTTTTACATATCTTGTTTATCCCGGTGCAAATCATACAAGATTCGAACATTCAATTGGTGCAATGTACTTAGCTTCCAAACTGACCCATAACTTAGATCTATCAAATGATCAAAAGGAAATGTTACGTGTATGTGCATTGCTACACGATGCAGGTCATGGACCATTTTCACATGTATCTGAATCAGTTCTGGAAAAATCACACGAAGAATTGACTTCAAAACTTATAATGGAATCACATCTATCGGATATCCTCGAAGAAAAATTTGATCCAAAAGAAATAATTAAATTAATAAGTGGTGAAGGTAGACTTGGACAAATAATATCTGGAGATCTCGATGTTGATAGAATGGACTACCTTTTAAGAGACTCATATTATACTGGTGTTGCATACGGAGTTATAGACGTTGAAAGGCTCATTTATAATATGAAACTTGAAGATAATTTAATACTTAAGTCCAAAGGTGTTCAGGCAGCCGAATCCATGCTGCTTGCGCGATACTTTATGTATCCCAGTGTTTATCAACACCATACAACCAGAATAATAAATTCCATGTTTAGAAGATGTATCAACCACTTATTTACAGAAGGACACATAAACCCTGAAAATATTTACAAATACGATGATCTAGATATCATAATTAAAGCAAGATATCAAAAGGGATTTATAGGGGATATGATGCATAGATTGGATAATAGAAAACTTTTCAAAAGCGTATATTCCCTTAAACTTGATGAATTAGAAAATCCTAATGCAGTTTTTAAAATTAAACCCGATAAAATTAAATCATTTGAAATGGAAATATCAGAAGAACTTAATATTCCTGAGGAGTACGTTATAGTGGATGTTCCTGATTATCCTTCCTTTGATGAAATGAAAACACAAGTATCCTCCAATGGGGACTTAATAAATTTAAGTGAAATATCAACCATAGTTAGTACATTAAGGGATGCAAGGTTCAATCATGCAGATCTCTGTGTTTATCTACCAGAAGAAAATTCAAATATAAAAGATTTCCAGTTTCAAGATTATATTGAAATTCCAAAATAA
- a CDS encoding UbiX family flavin prenyltransferase — MIVVAITGASGVVYGKRLLEVLKDLGKDTAVVVSDPAKIILDYELGINENEIKKLATEYYYPKDLTSAINSGSFQFDSMVIAPCTMKTLSAIANGYANNAVTRAADVTLKERRKLVLVPRETPLRSVHLENMLKVSKEGGIILPAMPGFYHTPQSIEELVDFIAGKILDVLGIENNLFERWTGEI; from the coding sequence ATGATAGTTGTAGCAATTACAGGTGCAAGCGGTGTGGTTTATGGTAAGAGACTTCTTGAAGTTTTAAAAGATCTTGGGAAAGATACTGCAGTAGTTGTATCTGATCCTGCAAAAATTATCCTTGATTACGAGCTGGGAATTAATGAAAATGAAATAAAAAAACTTGCTACAGAATATTATTATCCAAAAGACCTTACATCAGCTATTAACAGTGGATCCTTCCAGTTTGATTCAATGGTGATTGCCCCATGTACAATGAAAACCCTTTCGGCAATTGCTAATGGTTATGCTAATAATGCAGTAACAAGAGCTGCAGATGTTACCCTCAAAGAGCGTAGAAAACTTGTACTTGTGCCAAGAGAAACACCGCTAAGATCTGTTCATCTTGAAAACATGCTAAAGGTTAGTAAAGAAGGCGGAATAATTCTACCTGCAATGCCCGGATTTTACCATACCCCTCAAAGTATCGAAGAATTAGTAGACTTTATTGCCGGTAAAATTTTAGATGTTCTAGGTATAGAAAATAATTTATTCGAAAGATGGACTGGAGAAATTTAA
- a CDS encoding DUF998 domain-containing protein translates to MKIRIRNYSVSSITGLMAVIVFPVFTFTSLLLYPTPYNPLYSWVSNLGNIYLNPSGAIFFNLGCILSGIIMIPFFAGLYEWKPIKKLSKILLILGMLLGIYASVSLIMVGVFPETHLQQHLLAAAGVFGSLFIIIILLSVALFNHPKFIRLIAYYGIIPIIIDIIFQFISKGNNLLANFQQTIPVPGFEWAAVFTSIAWVGFLAVNMMIKKV, encoded by the coding sequence ATGAAAATCCGTATCAGAAATTATTCAGTAAGTTCAATTACTGGACTTATGGCAGTTATTGTATTCCCAGTTTTCACATTTACATCCCTTTTACTCTATCCTACACCTTACAACCCATTGTATTCCTGGGTCAGCAATTTAGGTAATATTTATTTAAATCCTTCAGGTGCTATTTTTTTTAACTTAGGCTGTATCTTATCGGGAATTATAATGATTCCATTTTTTGCAGGTCTCTATGAATGGAAGCCAATTAAAAAACTGAGTAAAATATTGTTAATTCTTGGAATGTTACTTGGAATCTATGCATCTGTATCGTTAATAATGGTGGGTGTATTTCCAGAAACACATTTACAACAACATTTGCTAGCAGCAGCAGGAGTTTTTGGTTCGCTCTTTATTATAATTATACTTCTAAGTGTGGCGCTCTTTAATCATCCAAAATTTATACGTTTAATTGCTTATTATGGAATTATACCCATTATAATTGACATCATATTCCAGTTCATATCAAAGGGAAATAATTTGTTGGCTAATTTTCAACAAACAATTCCAGTTCCAGGTTTCGAATGGGCTGCTGTTTTCACGTCTATTGCCTGGGTTGGATTTTTAGCCGTAAACATGATGATAAAAAAAGTTTAG
- a CDS encoding ATP-binding cassette domain-containing protein: MIRVKNVSKTYKIEDGAEIKALDNISIDVKKGEILGIIGVSGSGKSTLLRILRGVESFDSGEIDLDDFHVKFDSTPYYSRKLKDATAIHLQRSFGLWAETALQNVVRKLNGVKYGDEGLTDFNFAYDEFGEEAREILRIVGLENKIDHFAPVLSGGEKQRLIMARQLAKKPKVLLLDEPATMSCPKTKQDILNAIKTINEELGVTVVIVSHLPEVHLYLSDRLIFMEKGKVIEEGTPETIIPKFIMEMEEPETPRDPDTIGESIIKVKDIKKKFVLLKGGNVLEMDNINFDVKKGEIISLIGQSGAGKTVLLRMMAGLDVPDGGDVKFKLYQDWVDMQEPGIVRMNVRRKIGFMHQEFSLVHHATIKDQIAGRLGVKGENVIAHAKKVANELGISEVVLDLLYQLTDLPESEAKSKLEKVGLTHDILEKLFPSFPETEIQKYAEPVFKALDLPMEILERRSYELSGGQKVRATLALILTSKPEVLILDEPFGDLDPITLRIVSNSLKRINKEFDTTILMVSHHVDFVEEVSTRAILMDDGELLADGEPHELCEEFIKMCNADYLIGFEELRKQLAGI; encoded by the coding sequence ATGATTAGAGTTAAAAATGTTTCTAAGACTTATAAAATTGAAGATGGTGCAGAGATTAAGGCTTTGGATAATATATCAATTGACGTTAAAAAAGGAGAAATACTTGGAATTATCGGTGTCAGTGGATCAGGGAAAAGTACACTTCTAAGAATTTTAAGGGGTGTTGAGTCTTTTGATTCTGGTGAAATAGATTTGGATGATTTCCATGTTAAATTCGATTCAACTCCATACTACTCCAGAAAGCTCAAAGATGCAACTGCAATACACCTCCAAAGATCATTTGGATTATGGGCTGAAACTGCTTTACAAAATGTTGTAAGAAAATTAAACGGAGTTAAATATGGTGATGAAGGATTAACCGATTTTAATTTCGCATACGACGAATTTGGGGAAGAAGCAAGGGAAATACTCAGGATTGTAGGTCTTGAGAACAAAATTGATCACTTCGCACCAGTTCTAAGTGGTGGAGAGAAACAAAGACTTATAATGGCAAGACAACTTGCAAAGAAGCCTAAAGTATTGTTATTAGATGAACCTGCCACGATGTCCTGTCCTAAAACGAAACAGGATATACTAAACGCTATAAAAACTATAAATGAGGAGCTGGGTGTAACTGTTGTTATTGTTTCACATCTTCCTGAAGTACATCTTTACCTATCGGATCGTCTTATCTTTATGGAGAAGGGTAAAGTAATTGAAGAAGGAACTCCTGAAACCATAATTCCTAAATTTATAATGGAAATGGAAGAACCAGAAACTCCAAGGGATCCAGATACAATAGGAGAATCCATAATTAAGGTTAAAGATATCAAGAAAAAATTTGTACTCTTAAAGGGAGGAAATGTCCTGGAAATGGATAATATTAATTTTGATGTTAAAAAAGGCGAAATAATTTCTTTAATTGGACAAAGTGGAGCTGGAAAAACTGTTTTACTCAGGATGATGGCGGGATTAGATGTTCCTGATGGTGGGGATGTTAAATTCAAACTCTACCAGGATTGGGTGGATATGCAGGAACCAGGTATTGTACGTATGAATGTAAGGCGTAAAATAGGATTCATGCATCAGGAATTTTCACTTGTACACCATGCAACAATAAAAGACCAGATAGCTGGCAGATTAGGTGTTAAAGGTGAAAATGTTATTGCACATGCAAAAAAGGTTGCAAATGAATTGGGGATAAGTGAAGTTGTACTTGATTTACTTTATCAGTTAACAGATCTGCCTGAATCCGAGGCAAAAAGCAAACTTGAGAAGGTGGGTTTAACACATGATATCCTTGAAAAACTTTTCCCAAGTTTTCCTGAAACAGAAATTCAAAAGTATGCAGAACCAGTTTTCAAAGCACTTGATCTGCCAATGGAAATACTTGAAAGACGTTCCTATGAACTTTCTGGTGGCCAGAAGGTCAGAGCTACATTGGCATTGATCTTAACTTCTAAACCCGAAGTTCTTATACTTGATGAACCCTTTGGTGACCTTGATCCTATTACATTACGAATTGTTTCAAACTCTCTTAAAAGGATTAACAAAGAATTTGACACAACAATACTTATGGTAAGCCATCATGTGGATTTTGTTGAAGAGGTTTCCACCAGAGCAATTCTTATGGATGATGGAGAACTTTTAGCTGATGGAGAACCACACGAGCTATGTGAAGAATTTATTAAAATGTGTAATGCAGATTATCTCATAGGTTTTGAAGAACTAAGAAAACAACTTGCAGGTATTTAA
- a CDS encoding thymidylate synthase → MFTLETDLAHDAWKSILKQIMEYGEDVEDERNLHTKELLNVIVTILDPITSEPPEGYFSSPERYKKIEKQLLETENHVDGINYGKRIREHFGFKLGSDIYSVKIDQVESVVNRLRKCETSRRATITVFDPSIDQYMDNIPSMIMVDFKIRKNRLYTTAVWRSHDIYGSWIQNFYGVKGLSKYIADCLNIKLGPITVHSVSAHIYKTNYNDVENLFI, encoded by the coding sequence ATGTTCACATTAGAAACTGATCTGGCTCATGATGCATGGAAATCTATTTTAAAACAGATTATGGAATATGGTGAAGATGTGGAAGATGAAAGGAATCTACACACCAAAGAACTTTTAAATGTGATTGTAACTATTCTAGATCCTATAACTTCAGAACCTCCTGAAGGATATTTTTCTTCCCCTGAAAGGTATAAAAAAATAGAAAAACAGTTATTAGAAACTGAAAATCATGTTGATGGTATTAATTATGGTAAAAGGATAAGGGAACACTTTGGATTTAAATTGGGTAGTGATATCTATAGCGTGAAAATAGATCAAGTAGAATCCGTTGTAAACAGACTTAGAAAATGTGAAACAAGTCGTAGAGCAACAATAACAGTATTTGATCCCTCAATTGATCAGTATATGGATAATATACCCAGTATGATAATGGTTGACTTTAAAATTCGTAAAAACCGACTGTATACCACTGCAGTTTGGAGAAGTCATGATATTTATGGGAGTTGGATCCAAAATTTCTATGGTGTTAAAGGACTTTCTAAATATATTGCAGATTGTCTAAATATTAAATTGGGACCAATTACAGTACATTCAGTAAGTGCCCATATATACAAAACAAATTATAATGATGTTGAAAATCTTTTTATCTAA
- a CDS encoding nicotinamide-nucleotide adenylyltransferase encodes MRGLLVGRMQPVHDGHLEVIKRILDDVNEVIIGIGSAQLSHTIKDPFTAGERVMMLTKALTENGIPASKYYIIPIQDVACNSIWVAHVKMLTPPFTTVYSGNSLVHRLFEEDGHPVKVPPLFNREVYSGTEVRRRMLESEDWQSLVPKSVVEVINEIEGISRLHDLSRKEVNE; translated from the coding sequence ATGAGGGGTTTACTTGTTGGTAGAATGCAACCAGTTCATGATGGACATCTAGAAGTAATAAAAAGGATCCTTGATGATGTTAACGAAGTTATTATTGGAATAGGAAGTGCTCAATTAAGCCATACAATTAAAGATCCCTTCACTGCAGGTGAAAGGGTAATGATGCTTACCAAGGCCCTTACAGAAAATGGTATCCCTGCCTCAAAATATTATATTATACCGATACAGGATGTTGCATGCAATTCGATCTGGGTTGCACATGTTAAGATGCTTACACCGCCATTCACCACTGTTTACTCTGGAAACTCGCTTGTCCATAGGTTATTCGAAGAGGATGGACATCCAGTTAAAGTTCCACCATTATTCAACAGGGAAGTTTACTCTGGAACCGAAGTTAGAAGAAGGATGCTAGAAAGTGAAGATTGGCAATCTCTGGTTCCAAAATCAGTTGTTGAAGTTATAAACGAAATAGAAGGTATTTCAAGATTACATGATCTATCTCGTAAAGAAGTGAATGAATGA
- a CDS encoding molybdenum cofactor biosynthesis protein MoaE, whose product MTVKIIKKSVETIQINDLMDSVKENPRIIECGAIFSFEGIVRGKDIEKNTLKMDLTTPNLVETQNELQEIVEQIKEKHGVVEIAVVHYIGKFIPGDPLFLAVVAGAHRQETKAALSDVIERVKYELDFKKEEHTEDGTNIIMSGG is encoded by the coding sequence ATGACGGTTAAAATTATAAAAAAAAGTGTAGAAACAATCCAAATCAATGATTTGATGGACAGTGTAAAAGAAAATCCTAGAATTATTGAATGTGGAGCCATATTTTCATTTGAAGGAATTGTAAGGGGAAAGGATATTGAAAAGAATACTCTAAAAATGGATCTCACAACACCAAATCTTGTGGAAACCCAAAATGAACTTCAAGAAATAGTTGAGCAGATCAAAGAAAAACATGGCGTTGTTGAAATAGCAGTTGTTCACTATATTGGAAAATTCATACCTGGTGATCCTTTATTTCTTGCAGTTGTTGCTGGAGCACATCGGCAGGAAACAAAAGCTGCTTTAAGTGATGTTATAGAACGTGTTAAATATGAACTTGATTTTAAAAAGGAAGAACATACAGAAGATGGTACCAATATAATAATGTCGGGTGGTTAA
- the hcp gene encoding hydroxylamine reductase, with product MPEKLDMFCYQCSQTAFETGCTVKGVCGKEATVARLQDNLLFSMKGISAYLYHSRELGYTDPEVDAFLEKGFYSTLTNVNFDAGEFVKLATESGMMNIKAMQLLKKAHIETYGEPTPTEVKVGSVNGKGIIATGHSMKALEELLKQTEGTGINVYTHSELLPAHGYPGLRKYKHLVGQIGGPWFDQKKTFSKYPAAIVGTSNCVLLPKDEYKERMFTVGVAQLPGVKHIEDYDFAPVIEIAKSLPDLEDEPRDKVLTTGFGASTILSLAGKIKELVEAGKIKHFFVVGGCDSPKPQATYYTEFVKNLPEDTIVLTLACGKYRFNDMELGDIEGVPRLIDLGQCNDAIVGIDVVVALSELFGMEINDLPLTFVLSWMEQKAAAILWSLLALDIKNMYLGPIIPGWVNEDILNVLVENYGLTPIGDPKEDIKKMLG from the coding sequence ATGCCAGAAAAATTGGATATGTTTTGTTACCAGTGTTCTCAGACAGCATTTGAAACTGGATGTACTGTTAAAGGGGTTTGCGGGAAAGAAGCAACGGTTGCAAGACTTCAGGACAACTTATTATTCTCAATGAAAGGAATATCAGCCTACCTTTATCATTCAAGAGAATTGGGATACACAGACCCTGAAGTGGATGCATTTCTTGAAAAGGGATTCTATTCGACCTTAACTAATGTAAATTTTGATGCAGGAGAGTTTGTTAAACTAGCAACAGAATCTGGAATGATGAATATTAAGGCAATGCAGCTATTAAAAAAAGCCCATATAGAAACTTATGGGGAACCAACACCAACAGAAGTCAAAGTGGGCTCTGTAAATGGTAAAGGGATTATAGCCACCGGTCATAGTATGAAAGCATTAGAAGAACTATTGAAACAAACAGAGGGAACTGGAATCAATGTATACACCCATTCTGAACTTTTACCTGCACATGGATATCCTGGACTCAGAAAGTACAAACATTTGGTAGGACAGATAGGCGGGCCTTGGTTTGACCAGAAGAAAACATTCTCAAAATATCCTGCAGCAATAGTTGGAACATCAAACTGTGTTCTTCTACCTAAAGATGAGTACAAAGAAAGAATGTTCACAGTTGGGGTTGCACAGTTACCAGGAGTTAAACATATAGAAGATTATGACTTCGCACCTGTAATTGAAATAGCAAAATCACTACCAGATCTAGAAGATGAACCACGTGACAAAGTCTTAACAACAGGATTTGGAGCTTCAACCATACTATCACTCGCAGGCAAGATCAAAGAGCTTGTAGAAGCAGGTAAGATTAAACACTTCTTTGTTGTTGGTGGATGTGATTCACCTAAACCACAGGCAACCTACTACACCGAATTTGTTAAGAACCTTCCCGAAGACACAATCGTATTAACATTGGCATGTGGAAAGTACAGATTCAATGACATGGAATTAGGGGATATTGAAGGAGTACCTAGATTAATAGATCTAGGACAGTGTAATGATGCCATAGTTGGAATAGATGTGGTTGTTGCTTTATCAGAACTCTTTGGAATGGAGATTAATGACCTGCCACTGACTTTTGTTTTAAGTTGGATGGAACAGAAAGCAGCAGCAATACTTTGGAGCCTCCTAGCATTAGATATCAAAAACATGTACCTAGGGCCAATAATACCAGGATGGGTTAACGAAGATATACTAAATGTCTTGGTAGAAAATTATGGATTAACACCTATAGGCGACCCTAAAGAAGATATAAAAAAGATGTTAGGTTAA
- a CDS encoding pseudomurein-binding protein has protein sequence MERLTLKQYRQMVAKVIEFKKLNGEMPAYTIVDGCKITKSVYVDMIETANKFLLEMGRNPEIVEIGKTTDMNCNIMKF, from the coding sequence ATGGAGAGGTTAACTCTCAAACAATACAGACAGATGGTTGCAAAAGTAATCGAGTTCAAAAAGTTGAACGGAGAAATGCCAGCCTATACAATTGTTGACGGATGTAAAATCACTAAAAGTGTATACGTCGACATGATAGAAACTGCAAATAAGTTTCTGCTTGAAATGGGCCGTAACCCTGAAATTGTGGAAATTGGAAAGACAACGGATATGAATTGTAACATAATGAAATTCTAA